Proteins co-encoded in one Mycobacterium mantenii genomic window:
- a CDS encoding cytochrome C oxidase subunit IV family protein, producing MSGPSTFGFARGRAGVSWLMLIAATLLSYVLGADHGIGSVMAIGVLGIAAFKIRLVGLDFMELRNAPVPLRVAFESYCLVLWAVLSGLYLFL from the coding sequence ATGTCGGGACCCTCGACCTTTGGATTCGCGCGGGGCCGCGCCGGCGTGTCGTGGCTGATGCTGATCGCCGCAACACTGCTGTCCTACGTCCTTGGGGCCGACCATGGTATCGGATCGGTGATGGCGATTGGGGTCCTCGGGATTGCCGCGTTCAAGATCAGGCTGGTCGGGCTTGATTTCATGGAACTTCGCAACGCGCCAGTACCTTTGCGGGTAGCGTTCGAAAGTTATTGCCTCGTGCTGTGGGCAGTGCTGTCCGGGCTGTATCTCTTCCTCTGA